The following proteins come from a genomic window of Thermodesulforhabdaceae bacterium:
- a CDS encoding Fe-Mn family superoxide dismutase, producing MDQRLLKSLHKVILLIVALLLVGCHGGKEGKEEKMVKQVIPYEAKDFSYLIGMPGLSETALKLHFALYQGYVNNTNRLLDELKALAEQGQSNTPQYAELKRRFAFEFDGMKLHELFFENLGITPSAPDPKSAFYKAVEANFGSFDSWQNDFIATAQMRGIGWAVLFYDSSTGRLMNAWINEHHSGLLAQCVPLLVLDVFEHAFIVDYQLDRPSYIKAMLQQIDWKVVEARFEGKPVQKGKPVTK from the coding sequence ATGGATCAAAGATTATTGAAGAGCCTTCACAAAGTTATCTTGCTCATCGTTGCCTTATTACTGGTTGGATGTCACGGCGGTAAGGAAGGCAAGGAGGAAAAGATGGTAAAGCAGGTTATTCCTTACGAAGCTAAGGATTTTTCTTACCTGATAGGAATGCCGGGACTCAGCGAAACAGCTCTAAAACTTCATTTCGCTCTTTATCAGGGTTATGTGAACAACACAAATCGTCTTCTGGACGAATTAAAAGCTCTTGCCGAACAGGGACAGTCCAACACACCTCAGTATGCGGAATTGAAACGCAGGTTTGCTTTCGAATTTGACGGAATGAAACTCCATGAACTGTTTTTCGAAAATCTCGGGATCACTCCATCGGCTCCTGATCCAAAGAGTGCATTTTACAAGGCAGTTGAAGCTAACTTCGGAAGCTTTGACTCATGGCAGAACGATTTTATCGCTACGGCTCAAATGAGAGGCATAGGCTGGGCGGTTTTGTTTTATGATTCTTCCACGGGTCGCCTTATGAATGCATGGATTAACGAACACCACAGCGGGCTTCTTGCTCAATGTGTTCCCTTGCTGGTATTGGATGTCTTTGAACATGCCTTTATCGTGGACTATCAACTCGATCGCCCGTCCTACATCAAAGCAATGCTCCAGCAAATAGACTGGAAAGTGGTGGAAGCAAGGTTTGAGGGAAAACCAGTGCAGAAGGGAAAACCAGTGACTAAATAA
- a CDS encoding ferritin family protein gives MPEFGHPFSGLASDRKLTKEELIRAIRFLIAAEYEAVQLYMQLAESTDDSLAKEVLKDIADEERVHAGEFLRLLKHLDPEEESFYAKGAEEVEEIMQKLGIAKK, from the coding sequence ATGCCTGAGTTTGGACACCCCTTTTCAGGTCTTGCAAGCGACAGAAAATTAACGAAGGAAGAACTGATCAGAGCCATAAGATTCCTTATTGCAGCGGAATACGAAGCCGTGCAGCTTTACATGCAATTGGCCGAATCAACTGATGACTCGCTGGCTAAAGAAGTGCTGAAGGATATTGCTGATGAAGAACGAGTGCATGCGGGAGAATTTTTAAGACTACTCAAGCATCTTGATCCTGAAGAAGAATCTTTCTACGCCAAAGGAGCCGAAGAAGTCGAAGAGATTATGCAGAAGCTCGGTATCGCCAAAAAGTAG